A section of the Pirellulales bacterium genome encodes:
- the ribB gene encoding 3,4-dihydroxy-2-butanone-4-phosphate synthase yields MVMPLRIASVDAALEAMRAGRVVIVLDAEDRENEGDFICAAEKVTPEIVNFMITHGKGQLCMPILPDVAERLKLPPMVDANTTPLGTSYTVPVDHRSTRTGITAAERATTIQQILNPASVPADFVRPGHLFPLLAKEGGVLRRAGHTEAGVDLARLADLAPAAVLCEILDETGNRANREQLTELAKQYDMPIITIEDLIRFRRLREKLVYRLAEADLPTRHGRFRIIGYGVKFESQQPLVLAMGDLTSVEAPLVRLHSSCFTGDLLDSMRCDCGDQLHLALAQIASEGVGVLVYLPQEGRGIGLMEKLKAYALQDQGLDTVEANLALGFKADPRDYGVGIQLLKDLGLRKVRLLTNNPKKTDAFIYGGFDLEVVDQVAILPTIHEHNAKYLATKRDKLGHRLPGNSPSE; encoded by the coding sequence GTGGTTATGCCTCTAAGAATTGCTTCTGTCGATGCCGCTCTGGAGGCCATGCGCGCCGGGCGGGTGGTCATTGTGCTGGATGCGGAAGACCGCGAAAATGAGGGGGATTTTATTTGCGCGGCCGAAAAGGTGACACCGGAGATTGTCAATTTTATGATCACGCATGGCAAGGGGCAGCTTTGCATGCCAATCTTGCCGGATGTGGCCGAACGGCTGAAGCTGCCGCCGATGGTGGATGCCAACACCACCCCCCTGGGGACTAGTTATACGGTGCCGGTGGATCACCGTTCAACCAGAACGGGGATCACTGCGGCCGAACGAGCCACCACGATCCAGCAAATCCTCAATCCCGCCAGCGTGCCGGCGGATTTTGTCCGGCCAGGGCATCTCTTTCCCCTCTTGGCCAAAGAAGGGGGCGTGCTGCGCCGGGCGGGGCATACCGAGGCTGGCGTCGATTTGGCCCGCCTGGCCGACCTGGCTCCCGCGGCGGTCCTGTGCGAAATTTTAGATGAAACAGGCAATCGTGCTAACCGCGAGCAGTTAACCGAATTGGCCAAACAATATGACATGCCGATCATCACGATCGAGGATCTCATTCGCTTTCGCCGCCTGCGCGAAAAACTGGTCTATCGCCTGGCCGAGGCCGATCTGCCAACCCGCCACGGTCGTTTTCGCATCATTGGCTACGGAGTCAAGTTTGAATCGCAGCAACCGCTTGTCTTGGCCATGGGGGACCTGACCTCGGTCGAAGCCCCCCTGGTGCGGCTGCATTCGTCCTGCTTTACCGGCGATTTGCTCGACTCGATGCGCTGTGATTGCGGAGACCAACTGCATCTGGCTCTGGCGCAAATCGCCAGCGAGGGAGTCGGCGTTCTGGTTTATTTGCCACAAGAAGGACGCGGCATCGGGCTGATGGAAAAGCTAAAGGCCTACGCCCTACAAGACCAGGGACTCGACACCGTCGAAGCCAACCTGGCCCTGGGCTTTAAAGCCGATCCCCGCGACTACGGCGTCGGCATCCAACTCTTAAAGGACCTGGGCCTGCGCAAAGTGCGCCTGCTGACCAATAATCCCAAAAAGACCGACGCCTTTATCTATGGCGGTTTTGATTTGGAAGTGGTCGATCAGGTGGCGATTCTCCCCACGATCCACGAACATAACGCCAAATATTTGGCCACCAAACGGGACAAGCTGGGCCACCGCCTGCCGGGAAACTCCCCGAGCGAATAA
- a CDS encoding DUF1559 domain-containing protein: protein MRSTRQAFTLVELLVVIAIIGILVALLLPAIQAARESARRTECLNNLRNIGIAYQNHESANKFFPTGGWGWLWTGDADRGYDVAQPGGWAYNILDYTEAKNIRQLGKSLTGAAKNNANTEAIKSSVPLYLCPTRRTKTVFPNKLGGGRNWNNTPLVARSDYASNAGTRSENQSGDGPGSLNDAENFFKNNWRDTQTKSDGLSYVRSRVRTKAITDGLSKTIAVGEKYLDPRYYETGDDGADNEHCFTGWNNDMYRTVNNKAESDPVSDYSIFSGNPYNRFGGPHTSSWNCVLADAATIQLSFETNFNVIKALAGRADGKIFTLPK, encoded by the coding sequence ATGCGCTCGACTCGTCAAGCCTTTACCTTGGTGGAATTGCTAGTGGTGATTGCCATTATCGGCATTCTGGTGGCGTTATTGTTGCCCGCGATCCAGGCCGCGCGCGAGTCCGCCCGCCGCACCGAATGCCTGAATAACTTGCGTAATATCGGCATCGCCTACCAAAACCACGAAAGCGCCAACAAGTTCTTTCCCACCGGGGGCTGGGGGTGGTTGTGGACCGGCGACGCCGACCGCGGTTACGACGTGGCCCAGCCCGGTGGTTGGGCGTATAACATTTTGGACTATACCGAGGCCAAAAACATTCGCCAATTGGGTAAAAGCCTGACCGGAGCGGCCAAGAACAACGCCAATACCGAAGCGATAAAATCCTCTGTCCCTTTATATCTGTGTCCCACCCGTCGCACTAAAACCGTATTTCCCAATAAGCTGGGCGGAGGCCGCAACTGGAATAACACCCCGTTGGTGGCCCGCAGCGATTACGCGTCCAACGCTGGCACCCGCAGCGAGAATCAATCCGGCGATGGCCCCGGCAGCCTGAACGACGCGGAGAATTTCTTTAAGAACAATTGGCGCGACACCCAGACTAAATCCGACGGCTTATCGTATGTCCGCTCCCGCGTGCGGACCAAGGCGATCACCGACGGTCTCAGCAAAACCATCGCCGTCGGCGAAAAATACCTCGACCCCCGTTACTACGAAACCGGCGACGACGGCGCCGACAACGAGCATTGCTTTACCGGGTGGAATAACGATATGTATCGCACGGTAAACAACAAAGCCGAAAGCGATCCGGTCTCTGACTATAGCATATTCAGTGGCAATCCCTATAACCGCTTTGGCGGACCGCATACTTCCTCGTGGAATTGCGTCCTGGCCGATGCCGCCACCATTCAGCTTTCGTTTGAAACAAATTTTAACGTTATCAAGGCGCTGGCGGGGCGGGCCGATGGCAAAATTTTTACCCTGCCCAAGTAA
- a CDS encoding methyltransferase: MKRSRESASPDRPLPPLPSEQLLIDLLPEVAATRLLCTSLGRGQLAQAAASHWPEAAVTCHFYDLHPFELARASLSAAGSRVNVVCLADFAEQNCDLVALPLSAKGESEFAREELQAAHQALQVGGKLIAATDNPRDTWLAEVIDALFVKVTRRATKKGTVYLASKDRPLKKVKNYSADVVFRDGERLLTAVTRPGVFAHRKIDPGCRQLLNAMHIMPGMRVLDLGCGSGIASLAAAAREENVQILAVDSAARAVQCVLAGAAKNSLTGISTELSAKLLLTDAGRFDLVLANPPYYANYEIARKFVLAARTALRPGGELLLVTKMPNWYEEHLGDWFKNLQIEPSKSYWIVRALR, from the coding sequence ATGAAACGTTCCCGCGAATCAGCTTCCCCCGATCGGCCGCTTCCCCCGCTTCCCTCCGAGCAACTGCTCATCGATCTTTTGCCGGAAGTGGCCGCCACGCGACTGCTCTGCACCAGCTTGGGGCGGGGACAACTGGCCCAGGCGGCGGCAAGTCACTGGCCGGAGGCCGCAGTCACGTGCCATTTTTATGATTTGCATCCGTTTGAGTTGGCCCGCGCGTCATTGAGCGCGGCGGGATCGCGCGTCAATGTGGTCTGCCTGGCGGACTTCGCGGAGCAGAACTGTGATCTGGTAGCGTTGCCCCTCTCGGCCAAGGGGGAGAGCGAATTTGCCCGGGAGGAACTGCAGGCCGCGCATCAAGCCTTGCAAGTGGGGGGAAAGCTGATCGCCGCAACCGATAATCCCCGTGACACCTGGCTAGCGGAAGTGATCGACGCCCTGTTTGTCAAAGTCACCCGCCGCGCGACAAAAAAAGGGACTGTGTACCTTGCGAGCAAGGATCGCCCGCTTAAAAAAGTCAAAAACTATTCGGCGGATGTCGTCTTTCGCGATGGAGAACGGTTGCTAACCGCCGTCACACGACCGGGAGTTTTTGCCCATCGCAAGATAGATCCCGGCTGTCGCCAATTGCTTAACGCCATGCACATCATGCCGGGCATGCGGGTGCTGGATTTGGGCTGCGGTTCGGGTATAGCCAGTCTGGCCGCGGCGGCCCGTGAGGAAAATGTCCAAATTCTGGCCGTGGATTCCGCGGCCCGGGCGGTCCAGTGCGTATTGGCTGGTGCGGCAAAGAACAGTTTAACGGGCATTTCAACGGAATTGTCCGCTAAATTGCTGCTCACGGACGCGGGGCGGTTCGATCTGGTGTTGGCCAACCCGCCCTATTACGCCAATTATGAAATCGCCCGCAAATTTGTGCTGGCGGCCCGCACAGCGCTCCGTCCCGGTGGAGAATTGTTGCTCGTGACCAAAATGCCCAACTGGTATGAGGAACACCTGGGCGATTGGTTTAAAAATCTGCAAATCGAACCAAGCAAATCCTATTGGATCGTGCGGGCGCTGCGTTAA
- a CDS encoding BatA and WFA domain-containing protein: MFFPMLAWWQWLILGLIPPAIVALYFLKLRRQPLSVPSTLLWRKAIEDLHVNSFWQRLRQSLLLYLQVLFVLMLIFVLLRPSWNTRQSVDERVIFLIDNSASMGGTDQNPNRLAQAKELAIARVNSLGYNAVGMVLSFSDSSRVEQSFTGNKSLLRQAIEKIQPTQRRTNIHEALKQAAGLVNPGGGEESPGTDDATPLAATATAIIYSDGRFPPVQGFTLGNLRPIYVPVGKPTAKNLAITQFSLRQNEERPAEQQAFARIENFGKQPTTVTLQLLLDGKLWDKSELSLNPTASQGAVFNLQGVTEGELELRITNRDDLAVDDRAFAVLQATQPIQVLLVSAGNPDLERALSTKAVQKLARVRTQRPAFLQQPEYQQGALAGSWDLIIYDGCQPPQLPRGNTLFWGSVPPIGWQTGPVVNAPQVIDVDRIHPLSQNLDLQEVLIATARPLTPPAGATRLIDSNQGVLAAIAPRGGFEDYVISVPLSAAGEGYNTNWHLKASFPLVLQNAMQYFHGGGPLAESLSVQPGQTIELRQEGARELTILSPAGAATTVLLSPQSTFPYSATSTTGIYQAQVAGKTVQKFAVNLFDSLESNLAPVPDGGVQIGFNDIPPAESWQLGESNFWKWLLLAGLVLLLAEWYVYNRRVYV, from the coding sequence ATGTTTTTTCCCATGCTGGCTTGGTGGCAGTGGCTGATACTGGGGCTGATTCCCCCGGCGATTGTCGCCTTGTACTTTCTCAAGCTCCGTCGCCAACCGCTTTCCGTCCCCAGCACGCTGTTATGGCGCAAGGCAATCGAAGACCTGCATGTGAATAGCTTTTGGCAACGTTTGCGGCAAAGCCTGTTACTGTATCTGCAAGTCCTGTTTGTCTTGATGTTGATCTTTGTGCTATTGCGGCCAAGTTGGAACACACGGCAAAGCGTGGACGAGCGGGTCATTTTTTTAATCGATAATTCCGCCAGCATGGGAGGGACCGATCAAAACCCCAACCGGCTGGCCCAGGCCAAGGAATTGGCCATCGCGCGGGTGAATTCGTTGGGCTATAACGCGGTGGGGATGGTGCTCAGCTTTTCGGACAGTTCCCGCGTGGAGCAAAGTTTTACCGGCAATAAATCCCTCCTGCGCCAAGCCATCGAAAAGATCCAACCCACGCAACGGCGGACAAATATCCATGAGGCATTAAAACAAGCGGCGGGGCTGGTTAATCCCGGCGGCGGGGAAGAGTCCCCAGGCACGGATGACGCCACCCCCCTGGCCGCCACCGCCACGGCCATCATTTATAGCGACGGGCGTTTTCCCCCGGTGCAGGGTTTTACCCTGGGAAACTTGCGCCCCATTTACGTCCCCGTGGGCAAACCCACCGCCAAGAATCTAGCCATTACGCAGTTTAGTCTACGGCAAAACGAAGAACGCCCCGCCGAGCAACAGGCGTTTGCCCGGATCGAAAATTTTGGCAAGCAACCAACGACGGTGACCCTGCAGTTATTGCTGGATGGAAAATTGTGGGACAAATCCGAGCTAAGCCTGAACCCCACGGCCAGCCAGGGGGCGGTATTCAACTTGCAGGGCGTTACCGAGGGTGAATTGGAACTGCGCATTACCAATCGAGACGATTTGGCCGTGGATGACCGGGCGTTTGCGGTGCTGCAAGCCACCCAGCCGATTCAGGTGCTTTTAGTCAGCGCGGGAAATCCCGATCTTGAACGCGCGCTCAGCACCAAAGCCGTGCAAAAGTTGGCGCGGGTCCGGACACAGCGGCCAGCCTTTTTGCAACAGCCCGAGTATCAGCAGGGAGCCTTGGCCGGTAGTTGGGATTTGATAATTTATGACGGTTGCCAGCCCCCCCAACTTCCCCGAGGCAACACGCTGTTTTGGGGATCGGTCCCCCCCATTGGCTGGCAAACCGGCCCGGTCGTAAATGCGCCCCAGGTTATTGACGTGGATCGGATTCATCCCCTTTCCCAAAATTTAGACCTGCAAGAAGTCTTAATCGCCACGGCGCGTCCCCTGACTCCCCCCGCGGGGGCGACGCGGCTGATCGATAGCAATCAAGGTGTGCTGGCGGCGATAGCCCCGCGCGGGGGCTTTGAGGATTACGTGATTAGCGTGCCGTTGAGCGCGGCGGGGGAAGGTTATAACACCAACTGGCATCTCAAGGCCAGCTTTCCCCTCGTCCTGCAAAACGCCATGCAATATTTTCATGGGGGGGGCCCCTTGGCCGAATCGCTTAGCGTGCAGCCGGGCCAAACGATCGAACTCCGCCAGGAAGGAGCGCGGGAATTAACCATTCTCTCTCCGGCCGGAGCGGCCACCACGGTCCTCCTGAGTCCGCAAAGCACATTCCCCTACAGCGCCACATCGACCACCGGCATCTATCAGGCCCAGGTTGCCGGAAAAACAGTCCAGAAATTTGCGGTGAACCTGTTTGACAGTTTAGAAAGTAACCTGGCCCCCGTCCCCGACGGCGGCGTGCAAATTGGTTTTAACGACATTCCACCAGCCGAAAGCTGGCAGTTGGGCGAGAGCAATTTTTGGAAATGGCTGCTCTTAGCCGGGTTGGTGCTGCTGTTGGCCGAATGGTACGTGTACAACCGGCGGGTGTATGTGTAA
- a CDS encoding Gfo/Idh/MocA family oxidoreductase, whose product MDRRMFLKSSGLGLSLAAQGGLLASGGAAEKTIAVKAHALAKEKVPRVGLIGCGWYGKCDLLRLIQVTPVDVVSLCDVDSEMLSKAAEIVASRQLSKKQPVKYSDYREMLNERDLDIVLIATPDHWHALPAIAAIEAGADLYLQKPISVDIAEGKAILDAARKHQRVVQIGTQRRSTPHLIDARNKVIREGKLGKIGLVEVYCYYHMRTRDNPPDAAPPANLDYEMWTGPAPLRPYNKLVHPISWRAFNEYGNGIVGDMCIHMLDTVRWLLDLGWPETVSSQGGILMDKASKANITDTQTATFNFPEFPVVWTHRTWGDPPDPEYPWGLTIYGDKGTLRASVHKFDFKPHGGGEALHQDVKMELEEYPEDKTEERLEQHVAPAIRGHMRNLLDCIDSRKPPVADIEQGYISTASCIMANLALDVGRTLHWDADQHQFKNDDAANARLRRPYRAPWVHPAETG is encoded by the coding sequence ATGGATCGGCGCATGTTCTTAAAGTCCAGCGGTTTGGGATTATCGTTGGCCGCCCAGGGGGGATTACTGGCAAGCGGGGGGGCCGCAGAAAAAACTATCGCGGTCAAAGCCCACGCCCTGGCCAAGGAAAAAGTGCCTCGGGTCGGCCTGATCGGCTGTGGCTGGTATGGCAAATGCGATCTGCTGCGGTTGATCCAAGTCACTCCCGTGGATGTGGTGTCGCTGTGCGATGTCGATAGCGAGATGTTGTCCAAGGCGGCGGAAATTGTGGCCAGCCGTCAACTGAGCAAAAAGCAGCCGGTCAAATATTCTGATTATCGCGAGATGCTAAATGAGCGGGATTTGGACATTGTGCTGATTGCCACCCCCGACCACTGGCATGCCCTCCCCGCGATTGCCGCCATCGAGGCCGGAGCGGACCTCTACTTGCAAAAGCCGATCAGCGTCGATATAGCCGAAGGAAAAGCCATCCTGGACGCCGCGCGTAAGCATCAACGCGTGGTGCAGATCGGCACGCAGCGCCGCAGCACGCCGCATTTGATCGATGCCCGCAATAAAGTTATTCGCGAGGGAAAACTGGGAAAGATTGGCCTGGTGGAAGTCTACTGCTATTACCACATGCGCACCCGCGATAATCCCCCGGATGCCGCGCCTCCCGCGAATTTGGATTATGAAATGTGGACCGGCCCAGCCCCGCTGCGTCCCTATAACAAATTGGTGCACCCGATCAGTTGGCGCGCCTTTAACGAGTACGGCAATGGCATCGTGGGCGATATGTGCATTCACATGCTGGACACTGTCCGGTGGCTGTTGGATCTGGGCTGGCCGGAAACTGTTTCTTCCCAAGGGGGAATCCTGATGGATAAGGCCAGTAAAGCCAACATTACCGACACCCAGACCGCCACTTTTAACTTTCCGGAATTTCCCGTCGTCTGGACGCATCGGACCTGGGGCGATCCGCCCGACCCGGAATATCCCTGGGGCTTGACCATTTATGGCGACAAGGGAACGTTGCGGGCCAGCGTGCACAAGTTTGACTTTAAACCCCACGGCGGCGGCGAAGCCCTGCATCAAGATGTCAAAATGGAGTTAGAGGAATACCCCGAGGATAAAACCGAAGAACGTCTGGAACAGCACGTCGCGCCGGCGATCCGGGGCCACATGCGGAATTTGCTGGACTGCATTGACAGCCGCAAGCCGCCAGTCGCCGATATCGAGCAGGGTTACATCTCCACCGCCAGTTGCATCATGGCCAATTTGGCGCTGGATGTGGGCCGGACGTTGCACTGGGACGCCGACCAGCATCAGTTCAAAAACGACGACGCGGCCAACGCGCGGCTCCGTCGGCCGTATCGCGCCCCGTGGGTGCATCCCGCGGAAACTGGATAA
- a CDS encoding DUF58 domain-containing protein — protein MNAKSPNLLSPQLLAQLERLELTTRKIFRGRMKGERRSKRKGQSVEFADFRNYVPGDDPRFIDWNTYARLDKLFLKMFLEEEDLHFFCLIDDSQSMDFGEPNKLEYAKQLAAALGFIGLTRTDRVKIETLSQGLRVPAPVLRGRKSLWRMCEQLENYQPAARVGMAAGIKNFCLRNPGKGILVIISDLLDKAGYESALRYLTARELDVYVIQVLSTAEVEPDLAGDLRLVDCEDAEEAEITVSAPLLARYKQTLAGFIEGARAFCTKRGMTYMLARTDLSVSDLVVKYLRQRGLVR, from the coding sequence ATGAACGCCAAATCCCCCAACCTGCTCAGCCCCCAATTGCTCGCCCAATTAGAACGGCTGGAGCTAACCACGCGTAAAATCTTTCGTGGCCGGATGAAAGGGGAGCGGCGCAGCAAGCGCAAGGGGCAAAGCGTGGAGTTTGCCGATTTTCGCAACTACGTGCCGGGGGATGATCCCCGGTTTATTGACTGGAACACGTATGCCCGGTTGGATAAGCTCTTTTTGAAAATGTTTTTAGAAGAAGAGGACCTGCACTTTTTTTGTTTGATTGACGATAGCCAGTCGATGGATTTTGGCGAGCCGAATAAGCTGGAATACGCCAAGCAACTGGCCGCCGCGCTGGGCTTTATCGGCCTGACACGGACGGATCGCGTAAAAATAGAGACCCTCAGCCAGGGACTGCGCGTACCCGCGCCGGTGTTGCGTGGGCGAAAATCATTGTGGCGAATGTGTGAACAACTGGAAAACTACCAGCCCGCGGCGCGGGTTGGCATGGCCGCGGGAATAAAAAACTTTTGTCTGCGCAATCCGGGCAAGGGGATTTTAGTCATTATCAGTGATTTATTGGATAAAGCGGGGTACGAATCCGCGCTCCGTTACCTCACCGCCCGGGAACTGGACGTGTATGTTATTCAGGTGCTCTCCACCGCCGAAGTGGAGCCGGATTTGGCGGGTGATTTGCGTTTGGTGGACTGTGAAGACGCCGAGGAGGCCGAAATTACCGTTAGTGCCCCTTTGCTTGCCCGTTATAAACAAACCTTGGCTGGATTTATCGAAGGGGCGCGTGCTTTTTGCACCAAACGGGGAATGACCTACATGCTGGCCCGGACTGATCTCAGCGTGTCCGATCTGGTGGTGAAGTATCTCCGTCAACGGGGCTTGGTCCGCTAA
- a CDS encoding NPCBM/NEW2 domain-containing protein, with amino-acid sequence MPRLCDLCSQVLPRVAKIANRGLRQLGILWLILEGSHLFTTFPRSPAILRADDIRYEGWTKNGERTTAAGITPFFAGNDLYVKFDNRDHGNPDNFLRNVLVLPVSWQPASGAWVEMTNGDLLPARLSRWVPPAENGSQPALVVATLEGPGAQGDIPPLACQIRPAAIRRVWMGNARPSRSQPGQVELMDGRQLLAKALRFRETGLDCLTESGLVHVEFAQLRGATWPTAGTETDYLAEGLWNGQPQQPGVIRIRTSRGAILSAGREVIRRHREPEREQELLNLRPNWTTQTLKIAPERIRAVSWRKPNEIPLSLLPMQVTYTLSAARRWPVQIDASATGQELRCGDLMAEWGYGTHAGTILQHALPAGCKSFSAWVGLDPGVGTGGCAKVSVRRDSPTGPVLWESDFLRGNQPAVRIGPLSIEGAQNLVLVVDQAHENRPNGADPYDIRDQVNWLWPTVEIDPAQLRTTAEPLEDWIPSLRGFTVAEADRTKISLRPTWTEQGWRFALVPLDHDQKAQLILSRAVPLNLLHGRVEITAAHDGDGGRKHQVGLKFGEQNLDSAMNGNIQTGERDARRGEYVTREWSLGEILGQTGKLNLAFIPEDRGGHQAGVVIDKIQVGPLITDLPASGQPLAPEIPLASVKPQKLPDDQAKWENGKRTDDQPLVFRGYRFNSGVGVKTGSELTFELRPEWRKFTAVIGLCDGWQGVGPYEILLDGQPHWRDPTDFNRTAAAKQIVVEIPPGHKTLTIKLGGKDCFALLGNAGFSKK; translated from the coding sequence ATGCCACGCTTGTGTGATCTTTGCAGCCAAGTTTTGCCCCGCGTCGCCAAAATAGCCAACCGTGGGTTGCGTCAATTAGGAATTTTGTGGTTGATTTTGGAGGGAAGTCATTTATTTACCACTTTCCCACGATCTCCCGCCATCCTCCGCGCCGACGATATACGCTACGAGGGCTGGACCAAAAACGGTGAGCGCACCACCGCCGCGGGGATCACCCCTTTTTTTGCGGGCAATGACTTGTATGTAAAATTTGACAACCGGGATCATGGCAACCCCGATAATTTTTTGCGAAACGTCCTGGTTCTGCCTGTCAGTTGGCAGCCTGCGTCGGGCGCTTGGGTAGAAATGACCAATGGCGACCTGCTGCCCGCGCGATTAAGCCGATGGGTACCTCCGGCTGAAAATGGCAGCCAACCCGCGCTGGTGGTGGCCACCCTGGAAGGCCCCGGCGCCCAGGGGGATATTCCCCCCCTGGCCTGCCAAATCCGCCCCGCCGCGATTCGACGCGTGTGGATGGGTAACGCCCGGCCCAGCCGGTCACAACCGGGCCAGGTAGAGCTAATGGACGGACGCCAACTGTTGGCCAAGGCGCTGCGCTTTCGCGAGACCGGGCTGGACTGCCTGACCGAATCCGGGCTGGTCCATGTGGAATTTGCGCAGTTGCGGGGGGCCACCTGGCCCACGGCGGGAACGGAAACCGACTACCTGGCTGAAGGGTTATGGAATGGCCAGCCGCAACAGCCGGGGGTGATTCGAATTCGCACCTCGCGCGGAGCCATCTTGTCCGCGGGGCGGGAAGTGATTCGTCGCCACCGCGAACCCGAGCGCGAGCAAGAGTTGCTGAACCTGCGGCCAAATTGGACCACTCAAACCTTGAAAATCGCGCCAGAAAGAATTCGCGCGGTTAGCTGGCGCAAACCAAACGAGATCCCCCTGAGCCTCTTGCCGATGCAAGTGACCTACACGTTATCCGCCGCGCGGCGGTGGCCGGTGCAAATTGACGCCAGCGCCACGGGGCAGGAACTGCGCTGTGGCGACCTGATGGCCGAGTGGGGATATGGCACGCACGCGGGAACGATTTTGCAGCACGCGCTGCCAGCGGGATGCAAAAGTTTCTCGGCATGGGTGGGCCTGGACCCCGGCGTGGGAACTGGCGGCTGCGCAAAGGTCTCGGTGCGGCGCGACTCCCCCACCGGGCCGGTCTTGTGGGAGAGCGATTTTTTACGGGGCAATCAACCTGCCGTGCGGATCGGGCCGCTCTCGATCGAAGGCGCGCAAAACCTGGTCTTGGTGGTTGATCAGGCGCATGAAAATCGACCCAATGGAGCCGATCCGTATGATATCCGGGATCAAGTCAACTGGCTTTGGCCGACAGTCGAAATCGATCCAGCGCAACTGCGCACCACCGCCGAACCGTTGGAGGATTGGATTCCTTCCCTGCGGGGTTTTACCGTGGCGGAGGCTGATCGGACTAAAATCAGTTTGCGTCCCACTTGGACGGAACAGGGGTGGCGATTTGCCCTGGTGCCGTTGGATCACGACCAAAAAGCCCAATTAATTTTATCACGCGCGGTTCCCCTCAATTTATTGCATGGCCGGGTGGAAATAACGGCGGCGCATGATGGAGATGGCGGACGCAAACACCAAGTGGGCCTAAAATTTGGCGAACAAAACCTCGACTCCGCCATGAATGGCAACATCCAGACTGGCGAGCGGGACGCGCGGCGCGGCGAATACGTCACGCGCGAGTGGAGCTTGGGAGAAATTTTAGGCCAAACAGGAAAGTTGAATTTGGCGTTCATCCCAGAAGATCGGGGGGGACACCAGGCCGGAGTGGTGATAGATAAAATTCAAGTCGGACCCTTGATTACCGATCTGCCCGCATCCGGCCAACCCCTGGCGCCGGAAATTCCACTCGCCAGCGTCAAACCCCAAAAGCTGCCCGATGACCAAGCCAAATGGGAAAACGGCAAACGGACCGATGACCAGCCGTTGGTCTTTCGGGGTTATCGGTTTAACTCGGGCGTGGGCGTCAAGACCGGGTCGGAGTTAACCTTTGAACTACGGCCCGAATGGCGTAAATTCACGGCGGTCATTGGACTGTGCGATGGCTGGCAAGGCGTCGGCCCTTACGAGATCTTATTGGATGGCCAACCTCACTGGCGCGACCCCACCGACTTTAATCGGACCGCCGCCGCAAAACAAATTGTCGTGGAGATCCCCCCTGGCCACAAAACACTGACGATTAAATTGGGGGGCAAGGACTGCTTTGCGCTGTTAGGCAATGCCGGGTTTAGCAAGAAATAA